From bacterium, one genomic window encodes:
- a CDS encoding IS110 family transposase, whose product MDGVVYVGIDLGKRFHQVAVVDEKQREVLPSFRIGRGQAALAELLSALTAQGATVAETVFTIEATTEWWNALAWPLCEQGYRVYLVPPTKAHALRRFYVQHTKTDITDSAALARLPLVDPDLKPLWRPSPACRSLLRLCRLRWKGRCRIADLKRRISHLAETVQPGIDTVLPVRYSQSGRLYLRRYLAPERAKRLGKKRLGDLMRKASWGKLGAERLDALWACVQDAPALGLQAEELQLEINVQLDELEAVEAQVQRLDARIAELYGQVDPQQRLLQVAGLGEFLAAALTAHVGDVARFPSAKALIAYAGLAPRVKASAGHTSPGQPISKKGSPYLRAWVFLGASCCRQFDPELRAYHQRLRKRGKHYLLATCATAARLLERVYDLLQEGVSEDSESLGQRGNRDNVPTRRTA is encoded by the coding sequence ATGGATGGAGTCGTGTATGTGGGGATCGACCTGGGCAAGCGCTTCCACCAGGTCGCAGTGGTGGATGAGAAGCAGCGCGAAGTCCTGCCGAGCTTTCGCATTGGCCGCGGGCAGGCGGCGCTGGCAGAGCTGCTGAGTGCACTGACGGCGCAGGGCGCCACGGTCGCCGAGACGGTCTTCACCATCGAAGCGACGACGGAGTGGTGGAATGCGCTGGCCTGGCCGCTGTGCGAGCAGGGCTATCGGGTCTACCTGGTGCCGCCGACGAAGGCGCACGCGCTGCGGCGCTTCTATGTGCAGCACACGAAGACGGACATCACGGATTCGGCGGCGCTGGCGCGCTTGCCGCTGGTGGATCCGGACTTGAAGCCGCTGTGGCGGCCCAGTCCGGCCTGCCGCAGCCTGCTGCGCCTGTGCCGTCTGCGCTGGAAGGGCCGTTGCCGGATCGCCGACCTGAAGCGGCGGATCAGCCACCTGGCCGAGACCGTGCAGCCGGGCATCGATACCGTGTTGCCGGTGCGCTACAGCCAGAGTGGGCGGCTCTACCTGCGGCGCTACCTGGCGCCGGAGCGGGCCAAGCGACTGGGCAAGAAGCGCCTGGGCGACCTGATGCGCAAAGCCTCCTGGGGCAAGCTCGGCGCCGAGCGCCTGGATGCCCTCTGGGCCTGCGTGCAGGACGCACCGGCCCTCGGCCTCCAGGCCGAGGAGCTGCAGCTGGAGATCAACGTCCAGCTCGATGAGCTCGAAGCGGTCGAAGCCCAGGTGCAGCGGCTCGATGCCCGGATCGCTGAGCTCTACGGCCAGGTGGACCCGCAGCAGCGGCTGCTGCAAGTGGCTGGCTTGGGTGAATTCCTGGCGGCAGCACTGACGGCCCACGTCGGCGACGTGGCCCGCTTTCCCAGTGCCAAGGCCCTGATCGCCTACGCCGGCCTGGCGCCGCGGGTGAAGGCCTCGGCAGGGCACACGAGTCCTGGCCAGCCAATCAGCAAGAAGGGCAGCCCCTACCTGCGGGCCTGGGTGTTTCTGGGGGCGAGCTGCTGCCGGCAGTTTGATCCGGAGCTGCGTGCCTACCACCAGCGGCTGCGCAAGCGGGGCAAGCACTACCTGCTGGCGACCTGCGCCACGGCGGCACGGCTACTCGAGCGGGTCTACGACCTGCTGCAAGAGGGGGTGAGCGAAGACAGCGAGAGCCTCGGCCAACGAGGAAACCGGGACAACGTCCCAACTCGGAGAACGGCCTGA